In Streptomyces longhuiensis, the following proteins share a genomic window:
- a CDS encoding VOC family protein, producing the protein MANRWVGVTVDCIDVERVSAFWSVLLDRPRGPSEPGWVYLGRRDDPQPRLVFQPVTEPRAGKVRLHLDVSVDDIDQGIAQVIGLGGRFTGERHDYDEGVVVVMTDPEGHEFCLSQFY; encoded by the coding sequence ATGGCAAACCGGTGGGTGGGAGTGACCGTCGACTGCATCGACGTCGAACGGGTGTCAGCGTTCTGGAGCGTGCTGCTGGACCGCCCACGGGGACCGTCCGAGCCCGGCTGGGTCTATCTCGGCCGTCGCGACGACCCGCAGCCGCGCCTGGTCTTCCAGCCCGTGACCGAGCCGAGGGCCGGAAAGGTGCGCCTGCACCTGGACGTCTCGGTCGACGACATCGATCAGGGCATCGCCCAAGTGATAGGCCTTGGAGGCCGGTTCACCGGCGAGCGGCACGACTACGACGAGGGAGTGGTCGTCGTGATGACCGACCCGGAGGGGCACGAGTTCTGCCTGTCCCAGTTCTACTGA
- a CDS encoding MerR family transcriptional regulator: MRIGELAGMAGITTRAVRHYHRIGLLPEPPRQPNGYREYSLRDAVELARIRRLTELGLSLDEVKDVLADDVGKDLVEILTELDADLARQEKAIRLRRDRLRLLLEQAAHTGQLPSEAPVSPELAALFEDMARASARLPGPEPAMAAKERQLLALLETGSPGGDRSWLEAMVHTLNADPDAMRRAYEVYAQLDELAEASEDDARVEDAARAIVDSIPEAAAQAMNIPAEGDVGEGGGFADALFSDFAPAQAAAVRRAIQLLQERAR; the protein is encoded by the coding sequence ATGCGAATCGGAGAGCTCGCCGGCATGGCCGGCATCACCACCCGCGCCGTGCGGCACTACCACCGCATCGGGCTGCTGCCCGAGCCTCCACGGCAGCCCAACGGGTACCGCGAGTACTCCCTGCGGGACGCCGTCGAGCTGGCGCGGATCCGCCGGCTGACCGAGCTCGGCCTGAGCCTCGACGAGGTCAAGGACGTGCTGGCCGACGACGTGGGCAAGGACCTCGTCGAGATCCTCACCGAGCTGGACGCCGACCTGGCACGCCAGGAGAAGGCCATCCGCCTGCGCCGTGACCGCCTGCGACTGCTGCTCGAACAGGCCGCGCACACCGGACAGTTGCCCTCCGAGGCCCCCGTCTCCCCCGAACTCGCCGCCCTCTTCGAGGACATGGCCCGCGCCTCGGCGCGCCTGCCCGGGCCGGAGCCCGCGATGGCAGCCAAGGAACGGCAACTGCTCGCCCTGCTGGAAACCGGTTCGCCGGGCGGAGACCGCAGCTGGCTCGAGGCCATGGTGCACACCCTCAACGCCGACCCGGACGCCATGCGACGCGCCTACGAGGTCTACGCCCAGCTGGACGAGCTGGCCGAGGCCTCCGAGGACGACGCGCGGGTGGAGGATGCGGCCCGGGCCATCGTCGACAGCATCCCCGAGGCGGCGGCACAAGCGATGAACATCCCTGCCGAGGGCGACGTGGGCGAGGGCGGCGGCTTCGCGGACGCCCTCTTCTCGGACTTCGCCCCCGCCCAGGCCGCCGCGGTACGCCGCGCCATCCAGCTGCTGCAGGAGCGTGCGCGGTGA